GCGGTAAAGCGTACTAAAAGAAAGATGCCGCCTACAAAAAGAATATTGGCAATAGTATCGCAGATAACACCCATCGTCGTGTCGCCTCCGGTGCGTGAAATCGCATACTGTGCATTTAAATATGCCCAAAGCGGGAGGTATGCAGCTGCGGTGATAATAAGACCGCGTGCAATAGCTTGAGAACCGCCGCTTAAATTTTTAAACACAAAGGGGATTAAACCTACCGTACAAAATCCGGCTGCCATAAATATAAAACCGAAGAGTACGGAACCGGACAGTATCCAATTTTTATATTTTTTTGCTTCTTCAAGTCTGCCCGCCCCCAGTTCCTGTCCCAATATAACCGACGAAGCCGTTACGATTCCTGAAAAACAGATAAAGAAGAGATTTGCAATCGCAAAACCCGCCGACATACCGGAGACGACTTCCGCTCCTCCGCGCGTATTGTACAAAGCGGTTGAAACGGCTTCCGCCAAAGCCCATGTCAGCTCCGAATATAAAATCATAGTCGATTTTTTGATAATCGTTCCGAACAGCCGCACTTTTATTTTGAAGAGTTTGAATATATTGAAAAGGAACGGCGGCTTTTTTACGACAACATACGCAATAAACAATATCAGCTCCGCCGATCGCGCAATGACTGTTGCGATTCCGGCTCCTTCAACTTCAAGACGCGGACAACCGAGGTTTCCGAAAATAAAAACCCAATTAAAGAATGTATTTACAAGCGTTGCAATAACGGAGATAACCAACGGAGGGCGGACGATTTCGATTTCGCGCAAAGAAGAAGCAAGCGATTGTGAAAACACCATCGGTATCCATGAAAGTGCAACCGCGCGCGAGTAGCGTACGGCCTGATCGATAATCGGCTCCGCATCGGTATTCACCGTCAGCATAAGATGGAACAAACCTCGCGGTGCAATCAAACCGATAATCGTAAACGCAAGTCCCGCCGTACCGGTGAGCAAAAGTTTAAAGCGCAGGCTCTGCTGCATGCCTTCACTGTCTTTCGCCCCTCTGAATTGCGACATAAAAATACCGCCTGCAGAGCAAAGGGTATTTACGAAGATGATAAAGACAAAGATAATCATCCCCGCTGTATTTACGCCGGCCATTTTTATATCGCCGAGACCGGCAACCATAAAATTGTCGATCAGCGAAACAAAGCTTTGTACCAAAAGCTGCGCCATAACCGGCAGTGCAATCGAAAGCGCGCGAGTGTAAAAATGCGTCGTGCCGAAGCAGGTATGTTTTGACATATAAATTCCTTTGAGAAAACATTCGGCGTATTATAGTGACTTTGATCGATTACGTTAAGTGTCCGACGAATATCGGATTTTATTAAGAAATAGTATCTGTAAAATACGATCTTTTCGGAAACCGACGCGAAAGCCCCGTATTTGCTCGACAACGAATTGAAAACGCGCGCTTATGCGCCGCCGTCGCTCACATTGTAAAAATTATTAACCTGCGAAAGGGAAGCATCAACAACCCCGACGCAAAGCGTCGGGGTATTAAACCCTCCGCACGAATAAGGGCGCGGGGAAAAGAAACCGTCGGTGTCGTTTCCCCGCAAACCTCTGCATGTTCTTTTATTGTCCATAAAATTCAACAGTCGAACAAAATATCAATTTTGGAGACTGTTGAATTAGTGCGCGCAAGCGCACATGTATATCCGCGAGTTTTCCGAAGGGAAACTCGAAGTTAAATTGAACGGCGCTATTTCAGACGTTCAATTTAAACCTTCGATCTTTTTAAACACGAGCGATGTGTTGACGCCGCCGAACGCGAAATTGTTCGACATAACACAGTCGCACGAGATTTCACGCCCCGCACCTTTGATGTAGTCGAGCGGCGCGCATTCGGGATCGTCGTTTACGAGATTACAGTTCGGATGGAACCAGCCTTCGTTCATCATATTGATCGTAAGCCATGCTTCCACACAGCCGCACGCGCCGAGCGTATGACCGATAAAGCTCTTCGTCGAAGAGATCGGTACCGCCCGATTGAACACCGAATACACCGCCTGCGATTCCGATATGTCACCGTGGCTCGTCGCCGTGCCGTGCGCGTTGATGTACGCGATTTTGCTTTCGTCGACACCGGCGTCTTTGAGCGCCATCGAAAGCGCAAGCGCCTGCGTTGCAGCGTTCGGACTCGTGATGTGCGTGCCGTCCGCATTCGTCGCAAAGCCCGCAACTTCAGCATACATTTTTGCACCGCGCTTTACGGCGTGTTCCATATCTTCCAAAATCAGCGTACCCGCTCCTTCGCCGATGACAAGGCCGTCTCTGTCTTTGTCGAAAGGTTTCGGCGTCGCTTCGGGCGTTTTGTTGAGGATGCTCGTAGCGCCGAGCGTATCGAAAATCGCCGCGTCGGGAGGAGAAAGTTCTTCCGCTCCGCCTGCGATCATGATTTCCGCTCTGCCGTCTTCGATCGCTTCGTACGCATAACCGATCGCCTGACTTCCCGACGTACACGCGGTATCGGTTACGATGATGCGGCCGCGAATTTGATAATAGACGCTCAAATTACACGCGTTCGTCTGCGGCATCGATTTGATATAGGTCTGCGAATCAAGCTTCGACGTGTCGCCCGTCCTCATCATATCGGCGATATCCATGATCGCATCCATACTTCCCATGCACGTGCCGTATGCGATGCCGGTGCGGCCGCTTTTCAATTCGTCGATGACATCTCCGTCGTCTTTTAACAATCCCGCCATCTTGAGCGCGTCTTCGGTCGATACGAGCGAAAGCAGCGCGACGCGTCCCATACCTCGGATCTTTTTCCTCGGGTACGACGGGAGCGCTTCTTCGTACGGGCACGCAAGGCGCGTGTTCATCTTTTCGTAGCGTTCCCAATCGCTCATATATTTGATGCAGTTTTTGCCGGATTGCAGCTTCGCAAAAGCCGTCGGCCAGTCGCGGCCGAGAGCGGTCAGCATACCGCCGCCCGTTACGACGACCCGCCGCTTTCCGTTCGGTTTCGTATACGTCATATTGTCTCCTACGCAATACCGCGCCGCATTTTCGTTCCGGCACGATATTATTAATTATTAATTAATGAAGGCCGCCGTCGACAGCGATCACTTGCCGCGTAATATACGATGCGCCTTCAGACAGCAAAAACACCGCGAGAGACGCGACTTCTTCGGGCTTTCCCGCCCTCGCCATCGGAATGGTCTGCATGATGATCTTTTTCGCTTCTTCGTTGATCGCGGCCGTCATATCCGTTTCGATAACGCCGGGAGCGATCGTGTTTACGGTAATGCGGCGGCTCGCAAGTTCGACCGCGAGCGCTTTTGCCGCTCCGATGATCCCCGCCTTCGACGCGCTGTAATTCGTCTGTCCGCGGTTTCCCATGATACCGCTCACCGACGACACGGCGATGATGCGTCCCTTCTTTTTGCGCGCCATCGGCATGACAAGGGGTTGGATCACGTTGAAAAAGCTGTCGAGGTTCGTGCGGATCACCGCATCCCAATCCTCTCCGGTCAGTCCGACGAAAGTGTTGTCCCGCGTAATACCCGCATTGCTCACGACGCCCCACAGCGCACCGTGTTTTTCAGTAAGCGCGTCGAGCTTCGCTTTGCAGTCCGCCCTGTCGGCGACGTTGAATTGTACGAGCTCACCTTCTCCGCCGGAAGCCGTAATCCGAGCAAGCGTTTCTTCCGCTTTTTCTTTTCCGTGATTGTAGTGGCAAATAACATAGTAGCCGGCTTTTGCCGCTTCCACTGCAATCGCACGGCCGATCCCGCCCGACGCTCCGGTAACGATTATTTTTTTCGCTTCATCCGCCATAAAAACTCCTGATTCGATTTTTACCGCACCGCTTGCGGCAAATCGTTGATTTGTTTTCGGTTATTCGTCTTTAAACAAATTCGTAATATCTTCCGTTTCCATAACGGTGATCGTCGAAGAAACGACAGGCTTGTCGTCTCCTGCCGACGCAAAAAGCTCACAGTTGTAGCTGTACGTCATTTCGGAACGATAGTCTTCTTTTATCTTCATCACGATCGTCGTGCCGCTTTTCAGATACGGTACGGCCGCTTTGAATTTGCTGACGCTCAAAATAAAGCCGGGACGCGGACGGCGGCCGAGCGCTTTATTCGTGATGCCCGTCAGCGCGGAAATACCCTGCGCCATAAATTCGAAACCCGCCCACGTCGGCACGCCGTCGGATGCGCCTTCGTAAAAGATGCACTCCGGCGTAATATCGTATTCGCTCGTAATCGTATGCGCTTCCGTATCGTGCTGCGTTACACGGCTGAGCAAAAACATCTTTCCCTTGTGCGGCAAGAGATCGATCAGCACATCGCGCTCGATGCGCTGCGGTAAATTTTCACGTATCGTTTCGCTTTCCATAGTTCTCCTCGCCCCCCGTACACACTGCACGCAATCGCTCCGTACACGCCGCGCGGCGCGATCGCGGTTCACCGGACACAATCACGTCAAACCCAGCACTAAGCTCGCATTCGCACCGCCGAACGCAAAGGAATTCGACACACAGATTTTTACGCGCCCGGTCTGCTTTGCACCGACGGCACCCGCAATATTCAAAAGCGGCAGCTCTTTATCGCGCACGCCGTCCCACACGTGCTTCGGCAGCACGATATCGCCTTCCGCTTTTCCCGCGTTTTCAACCAATGCAGTATAGCATATTGCAGCTTCCAATGCACCTGCCGCGCCGAGCGTATGCCCCGTAAGCGGTTTTGTAGAACCGACGGAAACGGCGCAGTTTGCAAACACTTCGGCAACGGCTTTCGCTTCCATCGCATCGTTGAATTTCGTGCCCGTTCCGTGCAGATTGATATAGTCGATTTGATCCGGCATGAGTTCCGCACGAACGAGCGCCGCTTTCATTGCACGCGCGGCACCCGCACCCGAAGGATCGGGGGACGTCATGTGGTAGGCGTCCGCGCTTTCTCCCCAACCGAAAAGACGCACGGGCTCTCCGTCTTTCGAAGCATCCCTCGTCATAACGAAAAACGCCGCCCCTTCTCCGAGCGTGATGCCGCATCTGTTTGCGCTGAGCGGGTTCGTTATCTCCGGCGAAACGGCTTCGAGCGAATCGAAACCGAGAAGCACCGTATCAGATGCGACATCGACGCCGCCTGCAATCACCGCGTCCGCAAGTCCGCTTTTTAACAATTCCGCAGCTTTGATGATCGCACCGGCACTCGACGAACACGCAGTGCTGAATGCGAGCGAGGGTCCGCGTATGCCGTACTTTTCCGACACATACGTCGCCGCATAATCGGCGCCCTGC
This Treponema socranskii subsp. buccale DNA region includes the following protein-coding sequences:
- a CDS encoding beta-ketoacyl synthase N-terminal-like domain-containing protein, which encodes MTDPVYLSKPGVVCAAGSSADALWRSCVAGDRSGIKKVRSLSGKEFFAGRADDKVLHKTAARFDMRSIRLEDAALVQIERDIFAALSAYGPSRVAVCVGSCDNGTELSLPAHAAFIADGAFPAGYTLEVQGADYAATYVSEKYGIRGPSLAFSTACSSSAGAIIKAAELLKSGLADAVIAGGVDVASDTVLLGFDSLEAVSPEITNPLSANRCGITLGEGAAFFVMTRDASKDGEPVRLFGWGESADAYHMTSPDPSGAGAARAMKAALVRAELMPDQIDYINLHGTGTKFNDAMEAKAVAEVFANCAVSVGSTKPLTGHTLGAAGALEAAICYTALVENAGKAEGDIVLPKHVWDGVRDKELPLLNIAGAVGAKQTGRVKICVSNSFAFGGANASLVLGLT
- a CDS encoding MATE family efflux transporter — its product is MSKHTCFGTTHFYTRALSIALPVMAQLLVQSFVSLIDNFMVAGLGDIKMAGVNTAGMIIFVFIIFVNTLCSAGGIFMSQFRGAKDSEGMQQSLRFKLLLTGTAGLAFTIIGLIAPRGLFHLMLTVNTDAEPIIDQAVRYSRAVALSWIPMVFSQSLASSLREIEIVRPPLVISVIATLVNTFFNWVFIFGNLGCPRLEVEGAGIATVIARSAELILFIAYVVVKKPPFLFNIFKLFKIKVRLFGTIIKKSTMILYSELTWALAEAVSTALYNTRGGAEVVSGMSAGFAIANLFFICFSGIVTASSVILGQELGAGRLEEAKKYKNWILSGSVLFGFIFMAAGFCTVGLIPFVFKNLSGGSQAIARGLIITAAAYLPLWAYLNAQYAISRTGGDTTMGVICDTIANILFVGGIFLLVRFTALGPVAMYAIVKTSDAVKAVIAHFWLKKERWLVNLTSDKK
- the fabG gene encoding 3-oxoacyl-ACP reductase FabG, with translation MADEAKKIIVTGASGGIGRAIAVEAAKAGYYVICHYNHGKEKAEETLARITASGGEGELVQFNVADRADCKAKLDALTEKHGALWGVVSNAGITRDNTFVGLTGEDWDAVIRTNLDSFFNVIQPLVMPMARKKKGRIIAVSSVSGIMGNRGQTNYSASKAGIIGAAKALAVELASRRITVNTIAPGVIETDMTAAINEEAKKIIMQTIPMARAGKPEEVASLAVFLLSEGASYITRQVIAVDGGLH
- a CDS encoding 3-hydroxylacyl-ACP dehydratase; protein product: MESETIRENLPQRIERDVLIDLLPHKGKMFLLSRVTQHDTEAHTITSEYDITPECIFYEGASDGVPTWAGFEFMAQGISALTGITNKALGRRPRPGFILSVSKFKAAVPYLKSGTTIVMKIKEDYRSEMTYSYNCELFASAGDDKPVVSSTITVMETEDITNLFKDE
- a CDS encoding beta-ketoacyl-ACP synthase — translated: MTYTKPNGKRRVVVTGGGMLTALGRDWPTAFAKLQSGKNCIKYMSDWERYEKMNTRLACPYEEALPSYPRKKIRGMGRVALLSLVSTEDALKMAGLLKDDGDVIDELKSGRTGIAYGTCMGSMDAIMDIADMMRTGDTSKLDSQTYIKSMPQTNACNLSVYYQIRGRIIVTDTACTSGSQAIGYAYEAIEDGRAEIMIAGGAEELSPPDAAIFDTLGATSILNKTPEATPKPFDKDRDGLVIGEGAGTLILEDMEHAVKRGAKMYAEVAGFATNADGTHITSPNAATQALALSMALKDAGVDESKIAYINAHGTATSHGDISESQAVYSVFNRAVPISSTKSFIGHTLGACGCVEAWLTINMMNEGWFHPNCNLVNDDPECAPLDYIKGAGREISCDCVMSNNFAFGGVNTSLVFKKIEGLN